From one Trifolium pratense cultivar HEN17-A07 linkage group LG1, ARS_RC_1.1, whole genome shotgun sequence genomic stretch:
- the LOC123902556 gene encoding polyadenylate-binding protein 1-like isoform X1, whose protein sequence is MNGLSARFGVLLCNVVARENDGKRSQSRHGRGNSTTRAPPPLPPPPPPPPPSDIRRFHEEEEVDYACTAEIVRRHFQSCGIVNRVTILMNEFSLPKGCAYVEFLKIDSVPKALLLNESELHGRKIKVCAKRTNIPGMNQYSGRYTWVLRSRRPPPLYPRPGYGSVPRFRRSMRYRPY, encoded by the exons atgaatggGTTAAGTGCCAGATTCGGCGTTCTCTTGTGCAACGTCGTCGCAAGGGAGAACGATGGAAAACGATCACAGAGCCGACATGGACGAGGAAACTCAACAACACGGGCGCCTCCGCcactaccaccaccaccaccaccaccaccaccttcaGATATTCGGAGGTTTCATGAAGAGGAAGAG GTTGACTATGCATGTACCGCTGAAATTGTTAGACGGCATTTTCAATCATGTGGGATAGTGAATAGAGTCACTATTCTGATGAATGAATTTAGTCTTCCGAAAGGCTGTGCGTATGTTGAATTCCTCAAGATTGATTCTGTTCCCAAAGCACTTCTACTGAATGAGTCTGAGCTGCACGGGCGAAAAATAAAG GTCTGTGCTAAGCGTACAAATATACCCGGAATGAACCAATATTCTGGGAGATACACTTGGGTTTTAAGATCCAGAAGGCCACCTCCATTGTATCCTAGACCTGGTTATGG AAGTGTTCCAAGGTTTAGACGTTCCATGCGATACAGACCATACTAG
- the LOC123902556 gene encoding polyadenylate-binding protein 1-like isoform X2: MQFVRGASSVKGSSASQTLTAEVDSRSIYVGNVDYACTAEIVRRHFQSCGIVNRVTILMNEFSLPKGCAYVEFLKIDSVPKALLLNESELHGRKIKVCAKRTNIPGMNQYSGRYTWVLRSRRPPPLYPRPGYGSVPRFRRSMRYRPY, translated from the exons ATGCAATTCGTAAGAGGCGCATCTTCAGTCAAAG GCTCATCTGCAAGTCAGACTTTAACGGCAGAAGTTGATTCTCGGTCTATCTATGTTGGAAAT GTTGACTATGCATGTACCGCTGAAATTGTTAGACGGCATTTTCAATCATGTGGGATAGTGAATAGAGTCACTATTCTGATGAATGAATTTAGTCTTCCGAAAGGCTGTGCGTATGTTGAATTCCTCAAGATTGATTCTGTTCCCAAAGCACTTCTACTGAATGAGTCTGAGCTGCACGGGCGAAAAATAAAG GTCTGTGCTAAGCGTACAAATATACCCGGAATGAACCAATATTCTGGGAGATACACTTGGGTTTTAAGATCCAGAAGGCCACCTCCATTGTATCCTAGACCTGGTTATGG AAGTGTTCCAAGGTTTAGACGTTCCATGCGATACAGACCATACTAG
- the LOC123902556 gene encoding polyadenylate-binding protein 1-like isoform X3 → MQFVRGTSSVKGSSASQTLTAEVDSRSIYVGNVDYACTAEIVRRHFQSCGIVNRVTILMNEFSLPKGCAYVEFLKIDSVPKALLLNESELHGRKIKVCAKRTNIPGMNQYSGRYTWVLRSRRPPPLYPRPGYGSVPRFRRSMRYRPY, encoded by the exons ATGCAATTCGTAAGAGGCACATCTTCAGTCAAAG GCTCATCTGCAAGTCAGACTTTAACGGCAGAAGTTGATTCTCGGTCTATCTATGTTGGAAAT GTTGACTATGCATGTACCGCTGAAATTGTTAGACGGCATTTTCAATCATGTGGGATAGTGAATAGAGTCACTATTCTGATGAATGAATTTAGTCTTCCGAAAGGCTGTGCGTATGTTGAATTCCTCAAGATTGATTCTGTTCCCAAAGCACTTCTACTGAATGAGTCTGAGCTGCACGGGCGAAAAATAAAG GTCTGTGCTAAGCGTACAAATATACCCGGAATGAACCAATATTCTGGGAGATACACTTGGGTTTTAAGATCCAGAAGGCCACCTCCATTGTATCCTAGACCTGGTTATGG AAGTGTTCCAAGGTTTAGACGTTCCATGCGATACAGACCATACTAG